The Microbacterium sp. W4I20 genome segment GAGGATGTCGGATTGACCCGGGGTTTCTCGTCAGCGCGGTGCGTGCTCTCCTCGAAGATTTTCGATCTCGTCCCGATTGACGGCCGCGGCCCGCTCGAGCAGATCCGTCGCGAAGGCCAGCTCCGTGTCGTCGAGGGTGTCGAGATACTCGCCCCATCGCGCCGCGACCCGACCGTAGACGTCGCCCACGCGCGCGAACACGGCCTCCGGTACAGCCGCGACGAGCACGCGTCGGCGATCTTCCGCGTCGCGCGACCGCGACACGTATCCGCCGCGCTCCAGCCGGTCGACCGCGGCCGTGATCGCCCCGCCGGCAGTGAGGCCCGCGCGCCGGGCCAGCTCGCCCGGGGTGGTCGGCCCTTCGCTCATGAGAAGCCCGACGAGTTGCAGGTCGGTGCCGTTGAGGCCGCCGGAGCGCGCCACCGCCTCCTGGAACAGCACGGCACGCGCCATGAACTCCCGCATCGCGGCGCCATGGCGCTCGAGCGCATCGGATCGGCTTGACGGGGATTCGGCCATCGAATACTCTCTCTAATATAGAGAGACTCTATTTCAGAGACTCTCGACGTCTGTTTCCAGAATAGGGGAGATGCCATGCCCAAGGCGCTCATCATCGGCAGTGGGGTCGCGGGAACCGCCACGGCACTGCTTCTCGCGCGGCAGGGGTGGGAGTGCGAGATCTTCGAGGCGCGGGCGGAGCACGCGTCCGACGGCGGCCTGTTCCTCAACGTCGCAACCAACGGCCTCGCGGTGCTCGAGCAACTCGGACTGCAGGAACGCCTGCGGGAAGACGCGCACCGCTGCCCGCACATGGAGATGTACAGCGGCCGCGGAACCCTCCTGGGTGTCGTGCCGAACGGACCGGCCGGAGATCCCGACCGGGGGAGCGCCGTCGTGCGCCGAGCGTGGCTGAACCAGGTGCTGCGTGAGGCTGTGGC includes the following:
- a CDS encoding MarR family winged helix-turn-helix transcriptional regulator, with the protein product MAESPSSRSDALERHGAAMREFMARAVLFQEAVARSGGLNGTDLQLVGLLMSEGPTTPGELARRAGLTAGGAITAAVDRLERGGYVSRSRDAEDRRRVLVAAVPEAVFARVGDVYGRVAARWGEYLDTLDDTELAFATDLLERAAAVNRDEIENLRGEHAPR